Below is a genomic region from Anoplopoma fimbria isolate UVic2021 breed Golden Eagle Sablefish chromosome 20, Afim_UVic_2022, whole genome shotgun sequence.
TTTTCTATGTAATTAGTAAACCGCTGCATGGTAAGtcttttttgttgaaataaaaataaaaacattatcagAATTAaatgccaaaatcaacacaggTGATCATTTTTATTGACCATGTGATACAGTTCCACTGTTACATcctacaaaatacaaacaaacaagtttgTTCATACAAGCACTGCttgtaaatgtcaaatgtctACACAACCTATGGGTCTTGATGCAGAGTGATAAATGAACGACCCACTGACTATGGCAACGTGGTTCTTCACAAACTCACAACCTATGTACAGCTTCAACGCtccattacaaaaaataataataatacatcaaaaGGCCTTTCGTCTAATGGTTGTCATGTAACTAAACTGTCCTCTGACCGGGCTGCAATCTGTATTCACATGCTGCCCCCTGGTGGCACAAACTACCTGCTGCCGTTTACTATTATTGTACTCCCccaacacagacagagggtTAAGTTTCATCCAGCAAGAAGACAAAAAGGTCACGGCCATGACAATGagcatgtaaaacaaaaaacagaagctcACTGAAAGCATCCCAGTAAAGCACATTAATAGGAAACAGTGTGTCAGAGATCAATACTGCAATCCAAGCCTTGGTGGGCAGCAGCAAATTTGATTTTGATCTAAATACTTGGGTTTGACACCCAACAAAtaagaaagcaagaaaaatatggaaattataaaatatagagAGAAATTCTTTCATCACAAGTACCCAGTCATACGTTAAAAATATCTGGACAAATTCAGTCACTTTTACCTGTTTCAATGTTAGTCTCCTAGAGTGATACACCTCAATATATGTACCATATAGCTAAAGAGCCTCTGATATACACAACATGCAGAACTGACTACAAAATACAGCAAGCAAacactgaaattaaataaaaactgcaCCTTGCGCTCCCTCTTCAAACTCATTAATCTGAATACTGTCAAGCTGGTTACACCAGATGACATTGGGATGATGTAGGTCAATATGACAAGAAATGATGGGACATGATGTAAGGCCAACTTTGGAGTTGATAATTCTGAAATGGCTCACTATTCAGTGCGAATGCTATTCATGCCAGTTCAGTAAATCTAGTCTTTCTGTACGTGTTCCAGGATTTAAAGACCTGTTTGCATAATATATCAGCAAGAACTTAAACACTGCGGCTGTGACGTATGGCTTGAGGTTTAGTGGAAAGGTGTGGAGGCATGTTCTGGGTGTCTTAATAAAaaggtgttaaaaaaatatctctaTATTGTGCTTCAAAGTATTACTAAGATTTACCTTCATCCTGAAGGACACGTATAGTATGGTAGGACATTGTTGATAAAACTCacagaacataaaaaacaaaaaaacctccaGGTAATGCTTAATCAACTCATCAGATCTTGAGATACCAAACGGCAACACACAGCATGACCACCACTATGCAAAAGCGACAACGAGCGACTCCTCCTGTTCTCTTATGGTTACTGGGTGTACTCAAGGTCGCGGGATAAAGCCAACGTCAGGTGCATCGCCTAGAATCAACGTAGTGCGGCTCAACGACGGGGAGGGAGAAGCCAGGCGGAAGGCTGGGTTGCTGGAGTGTAGCGAGTCCCTCCTCTTGCTGCTCCTGCTGAGCGGGGGGCATGGAGCAGCCACAGGCTGGCGGGCGTGCAGCCGGAAGCAGCCAGCGGAGGGGGAAGGCTCCGTGGGAGGCGATGCCGTGCTGGAAACCTCTACGCCCAGAGGGGTGGTCTTTGGAGCTCCAGGGGGGCACAGGCTATGAGAGTCAAATGAGTGGACCATCCTTTCCAGCACATCCTTGGTGCTCTGAGTGCACTGTGAGAAGTGGAGAGAATAGAGAAGTCAAGAAAACGGGCCATGCATTAGTTTGCGTTATGAAAGTGTGAGAGGCGACGTAAATACAGCAAACATGTCTAGAAATCTTTGCAGGGTGATTAAAATGATTAGTTTAGAACTCAAAGACAGTGAAAGCCATGATAGtactgatgatttttttaaaagactcaAATGGTGAACATGGAAGAAGGGTGTTAGATGCAGACAATGCACAGGTGAACATTGACATGTGAAGAAGCGGATTCCCGTTTCTTCTGGCGGGAGATCCGGTTTATGCAGACTCGTATTTGCGTGCACCACCATGCATGCACTAAACACCCCACACAAATGAGAAAGAAACCTCTCAGCCAAGTACAGAGATGAGAAGAGAAAGTTCATCAGTCTTCAAAAAGTGAGCGAGCGAATGTTAATGACAGGAGGATGAATGGAAGTGAAGCATGCACATTTACAAGTGAGGCAGCGCACCCTTCAACACCAATCACAAAATCTGTCCCAACTGCATTTATGCAAAGCAATACAATAtcttagaaaagaaaaaaaaaaaaagacaagatgacAGTGATTTTTCAAACCTAAACACAAACTAAGTTGTGAAAAAAAGACGGTAAATTGCAAGTGAAGAGATGTTGTGATTGGTTAACTTTAAGCCCTACTCTTACCATCGACCGTCTACATGCAGCTGTGCCCTTCAGGCTGTGCAGGACAAAGCAAAATCTTGACAGTTCTCCTCCTAGCGGGGTGGAATGGATACAGTACAACACTTGAGTGTCAGGTCGTTCATCTAGCAATTAAGTTAAAAggcatacaaaacaaaatgttcataataaataaatccatatgttcacttatatatatacctgctgaaaataaaatacaacttcCTAAAATCTGCAGTCAGGCACATGAAgacttgaaaaaaatgaaaaggcaaAGTAAATTCAAAACAGAGACCAAGAtctcaaaaatacaaaaatattgtttatttaacacataaaaGAACACTTTTTaggtaaataaaatatggtaaaataaaatgtaagtggatttaagaaaataaagctaATGATATATATAAGACATGATATGCTGACCATATTGAATGACAAATGTATTCAAGACATGTGACAAATGATCCGTGATAAAGCTCTGATAAATCAAATACAAAGTATGATCTAAAACCATTAGCATGCTCTACTAAAAAAGGCAGTAATGAAGTATTTTGGGTGCCCACATCTTTAACACAACATACAAGCAAACCCTGTAGTACAGTAACAAGGAGGACGATACAGCAACATGTTGAATTCAAGGCAAACATTAAAAAGGTGCAAAAAAATCCACGTTTACTGACCCACAGCACAATCTGACCATGATATATCTGCAACAGTCTGACCGGGTGACTCAGAAACTCATAAACCCCCTCAACAAACGGTTACATTTCTACCTGTAAAAACTCCTCAAACTCTGACCacttttatgcatttttaactGCTCAGTGATGCCAAACAGAGTTACGGGTGGCTTACAAGACATTTTGTTCACAGCAGTGTTGTTTCAGCATGCTGCATAGTGTAAATGACCTCTTCAGCAGTAGTAATTGTCTAACTTAATCATTTCTGTGAATATTTGGCTTTATATTTTATGTCAGTTCCAATCCATCGTAGGCTGAGCCAGAGTCCTGTTGTTTCAGTCCAGTCAGAGACTACCTCGTAGGCCattcacaatgaaaaaaacacatgcactgctttttgttttcatacacAATACATATAAAATGCACAACTTTTATGACGCTGGGCGCGGATTCAAACTCCTTCAGGTCGGCCACTCAACGTGAGGGACTCAAATTGGAAGTCTGGAGGATGAAGAAGTGGATACACAGAGTAGGAAAGCACACAGGGGGGGCAGCCTAACATCACATGGGACAGTCTATGGGACAGTCAGGATTAGGGGAGGGACCACAAGCTGGTTCATCCTACCATGTTGGCGTCATTCTTGGCCGGAAAGGGAGGCAGCTCTATGTCCGCGGCCGACGCAGCAGGGATCGCCTCAACGAGAGACAGGAAACCTCTTCTGTCAATCAGACTAGAAAACAGACCAGAGGATCAAGTTAGGATGCACGTTAACATTGACTGTACATGATGCCATTATCAAAGataacacaccaaaaaaaaaaaaaaaaagtgtgtgggCTAAAGTCTCAGCTTATGGGATGGAGACAGCTTTACTCACCTTGGGGGCATTGGGCCACATAACGTCACACAGCAGTTggttataatattattgtaacTGTACGGGTTCCCAGACTCCTCGGTACACCTTTTACTTGACCAGGAGCCCTTTATCTGCACAGTGAATAAATAGAGAACGCAGTCAGTTAGTGCATAAAGTCTATTGTAATAGTCATGAACTTAACTGTGTCACATACGAGTACTTACATCCTCATTTGTTGTGAGGTTGGAGGCTACCAAGTACGTGTGGAAGCCCGAGAGGCCCAGAACAGACCAGATGGAGAAGAAACAAATCACCAACTCCACCACAGTGCGCGCAGAAGAGTCAAggcatgataataataataataataataataataataataataataataataatcaccaTTACCAATGATTATTTGAGACAAATAAAACTGATGAGATACTTTCTTTCTGCACAAGGCACAACATCTATAAGAGGTTCTTCAGCTATCTTATGTCTCAATGACattaatttactgtaatataGACAATAACACATGGCTGATATTAACATGAACTCTGAAGCTATAGTACTACAAATAACGCACAACCACTTCATATCACAGCATACCCTTTTCCAATATAATATTAGATTTGAGAAAATTGgaattactcaagtaaaagacaagttgttgttttgtttttaaaaattgtacTGAGGTCAACATTTGAGTAAAGCGAACAGGGTCTCCCCACTAGCATGTTGTTGCtacataaaatattttcttttttctaagcTTTCAGGCAGTAACTCACTAGTGTTACATTTGTTTGACACCAGTGGACATGTTGCAAATTGTATTTGATTTGTATATCGGCTGAAAAAGCCATTAAGGCCTTAAATGTTCACAGAAAATTCAAAAGGCTAAGCGATCTAATTAGATCATCTGCTCTGTGAGATAACTAGTAAGGAAAACAGTCTATGTATTCTTTCTGAATTCAGAAAGACACACACTGACTCTGAAAAGATGACATGATGTCATGCATATCATGGGACCATGAGGAAATAAGCCCACACGCATGTCTGTGAATAACAAATCGAAGCACTCTGTAGTCATGCAGTCTATATTTGTCAAGCCCCCAACATCATCTCATGAGGACATGAGGCAGCAAACCTTCTGCTGGAAAGCCATGTGCCTAAAAGCACTGCTTTGCTGGACGCTAACTCTCTGATCCTATTAAGGCATGGGCTTAGGCCAAGGACCAGAAGGAAATGCCTTGTCAACAGTGTGACGTGGCACTAAAAAGACGCaaattttaaaatatgtcattGATCAGATAAACAGGTTGattatgtgaaaatgtgataTATACAAAAGGATATCTTGCAGGGCTCTCTTGAATGACTTGAATAAGGCTGTTACCTTCTTGAGAACCtggaaagaaaaggacaaatcaGAAACAAAGTAATGTGAAAGTGATTTCTGATAACATGACAGGTACATCATACAACTACTGAGTGCATTTGTGTCTTCATACGTAGTGAGAATACTTACGCAGGGTGATGTGCGTGACGACACAGCCAAATATGAATgatgtcagaaaagacagagagatgatGAAGCTGTAGAAAAAACGGTAATTGCGTTTGCCCACACAGTTCCCCACCCACGGGCAGTGGTGATCAAATCGTTctgaaggggggaaaaaaaacagtaaacataGAGATTAGAGGCATGTTTATATTAGTTATAAAGTACAAAAGTAGTAAGGTTTAATACGCAACATGTTATTGTATGTATATTCAATACTATAAAACAAAATCACTCTTACCCTGGAattgatatgattttttttatcaaattatgATTTGCCGTCCcagataaaaatatatgtttacaaGTCTGTCGTAAAACAACACTCAGGTGTGATTATTTAATGGTTTGATCTTGCTGTAATCCACATTTGGCTCCGTTTTGTCAAACGATGACTTAATGTCTTTTAAGCCACCCACTATATGACAAACTGCCTCGAACCTGCACATACAGAACTgttcacttttatttaaaaaaaaaaacttgcattaATACTCTTAAAGTGAATTTAAGCTTAATCTAAGATTTGGTAAAAGTTGTCAGGCAGTAAACTAATTTGGAGTCCAAGAGTTCGGTTTTATAGTTGTAtctttttgatttgtttcatttcagcgTTGCACCTTCCAGACAGATCAGTGGTTTAACATAACACATCGCTGCATGACGCAAACTGGAAACCATACCAGCCAAACAGTCTGGTATGTTCCTCTTGGCAATGATATTAAGTTGTCAAGTTTAATTAGTGCAGTTGGGATAAGTGGTAACTTACCCACACAGTTGTCACAGAGGCTGCAGTGGGAGGTCCGAGGAGGGCGGAACATTTTACAAGTGAAGCAGTATTTGAGCTTTACCACCTGCTGGTTGATGAGGATCTCCTTGGTTCGCGGAGGGGGGCGATACGTAGAAGATCCTGAGGTATCTTAAAATAGAGAAGTACAACGGGAGAGACTCTCACTGAGACTTTCACATTTGATGTTCACCCAATGAGCAGTCTATtgatataataaaggaataattaaaaaacacaaataaagatatGTCTGGCTTTTGTGTTCTTCAACCACAACAGAGTAAGCTGATTAGGTCTTGGTCGCTagttcaaaaacaaacatgtcccTCAGAgatccctccccccccccatatgGCAAAGCTCTTTAACCCCATCTGTTCCATGGCGAGTATGTGATTCAAGGGGTGTGCCTTACCTATCTGCTTCTCGACGTCTGCTGCTTCATCCGGGGTGGCCCTAGGTAAGATGCCTGGGTCTGTAAAGCTGGTTCTCAGCAGGGAGATGACCACGAACAAGAAAAGAGCCCCACCGATCACAGGTATAAAGACAGTCAGATGCTCCACTAGGAAAGGGCAactgtgaaggaaaaaaagtgtgtttcattacattacattacattacagtcatttagcagacgcttttatccaaagcgacttacaggaagtgtattcaacataggtattcaagagaactactagtcaccagaagtcataagtgcatctcctttcttaaacaagcatcttaaagcataaaccagagcaaaagtatagtgcagaggcaaattactacgaaaacaataattgcaacagactaatacgaatataataagtgctacaaactactacgaataggataagtgcaataaactaatacaaatacaataagtgtattcaacataggtattcaagagaactactagtcaccagaagtcataagtgcatctcctttcttaaacaagcatcttaaagcataaaccagagcaaaagtatagtgcagaggcaaattactacgaaaacaataattgcaacaaactaatacgaatacaataagtgctacaaactactacgaataggataagtgcagtaaacaaatatgaatacagtaaatgcaacaactaatacgaatgcaataagtgctacaaggAAGGCTcaaggtagtacttcttgaagaggtgagttttcagcctgggCAGTTTCAGTCTCTTAAATATttccaatcacacacacacacacacacacacacacacacacacacacacacacacacacactccagtttGTAAAGGGCCTCACTCTTCATCTCTTAACTAGAATTACTAGAGGTTATGTTTCAGCTTTTATAAACACAGTTTTCAATTGGTTCTTTAATATcggagtacacacacacacacacacacacacacacacacacacacacaccctgtaacaaaacaccaaaacaccACGTCTAGTTACTCACTCGAATGCAAAGAAAAGGCCACAAGTGACAACAATCAGGCCCAGTGTCAGCGGAAGGACACCGCTCTGTCTGGCCACGATGATCCGGCCGTCGCAGAAGAACCGGTTCTTCCCCGGGAACACTTCCCATTTCCTCCCCGACCGCTGCGCGTTGTTCTCGGCGTGGTTCTGCGAGTTTGACGAGGGCAGCACCGACAGAGCCCTCGGGTCTATCTGCTGGTACTCGCAGTTCTTCATCGTGTAAACGTAAAACACAGTGTTGGACAAAGGCACTCACAAAACTCTCATTTCTCCAGAGGCTGTACTCTCATCCTggatgctaacgctagctggctagctagctagctagcggaCCAGCAGGCGCTGTCTCCTCCGCTTCAAAGTTGGCTTAAGTTGAACTACCATCTTCTAGAGTTACATTAAAGCCATGTGTAACTACACTAGTACGTCTTTACTGTAAACTCAGCAGCGACAGAcgggtttttttttgcttgagcTTCTAAAGGGGAGTTcacgtttccttttttttttttttttttttttttttttttttttttttttttaatgccgtCAGCCCATGTACGTCATGAGGTGGATGATGACGTATGCACGCAGAACGTAAGCACGCTGGTGATTTGTAGCTCCAGGTGCTGTGTTGACATACAGTAACcagtggacacaccttctcattcaatggtttttctttatttttctttatttttctttttttctatgtcttattgttttatattttagattcttcaaagtagttgaatgagaaggtgtgtccacacttttgactggttactgtatatatatattgtaaccagtcaaaagtttggacacaccttctcattcaatgtttttctttatttttatttttttatttttttctacattgtagattaatattgagacatccaaactatgaaggaacacatatggaattatgtggtaaacaaacaaatgctcaacaaaccagaatatgttttatattttagattcttcaaagtagttgaatgagaaggtgtgtccaaacttttgactggttactgtatatatatatatatatatatatatatgctatatatatatatatatatatatatatatacagtaacagtaacaaaaagtttggacacaccttctcattcaatggtttttctttattttttattttttatttttttctacattgtagattaatattgaagacagaaaaaagcaataatagttaaaatagtttttttcttctgtaaatattatatttcagttattttgtttttctactgtttttattgcttatttataatacttgtttttttatttttattttttatttttcattttttatttttatcttgtctttctttactatgtctcttgtgtgcactttaactctatgctgctgtaagcctgcaaatttcccgctgcgggactaataaaggattatcttatcttatcttatcttatcttatccaaactatgaaggaacacatatggaattatgtggtaaacaaacaaatgctcaacaaaccagaatatgttttatattttagattcttcaaagtagttgaatgagaaggtgtgaacaaacttttgactggtactgtatttacaataaaaaaaacactaaaaagggGTCTTTGGCTTGTAAActtacatttatgtttatagaatttggtgaggatgatgaatagatttattatatttgcCCTTTCCCAGAAAAATCCTGTCATAGTTCAGTAATAGtgataaagaataaagaatttTGTAAAATCTCCCCATACTTT
It encodes:
- the zdhhc18a gene encoding palmitoyltransferase ZDHHC18a isoform X2; this encodes MKNCEYQQIDPRALSVLPSSNSQNHAENNAQRSGRKWEVFPGKNRFFCDGRIIVARQSGVLPLTLGLIVVTCGLFFAFDCPFLVEHLTVFIPVIGGALFLFVVISLLRTSFTDPGILPRATPDEAADVEKQIDTSGSSTYRPPPRTKEILINQQVVKLKYCFTCKMFRPPRTSHCSLCDNCVERFDHHCPWVGNCVGKRNYRFFYSFIISLSFLTSFIFGCVVTHITLRSQEGNSLIQVIQESPASVVELVICFFSIWSVLGLSGFHTYLVASNLTTNEDIKGSWSSKRCTEESGNPYSYNNIITNCCVTLCGPMPPSLIDRRGFLSLVEAIPAASAADIELPPFPAKNDANMEENCQDFALSCTA
- the zdhhc18a gene encoding palmitoyltransferase ZDHHC18a isoform X1; this encodes MKNCEYQQIDPRALSVLPSSNSQNHAENNAQRSGRKWEVFPGKNRFFCDGRIIVARQSGVLPLTLGLIVVTCGLFFAFDCPFLVEHLTVFIPVIGGALFLFVVISLLRTSFTDPGILPRATPDEAADVEKQIDTSGSSTYRPPPRTKEILINQQVVKLKYCFTCKMFRPPRTSHCSLCDNCVERFDHHCPWVGNCVGKRNYRFFYSFIISLSFLTSFIFGCVVTHITLRSQEGNSLIQVIQESPASVVELVICFFSIWSVLGLSGFHTYLVASNLTTNEDIKGSWSSKRCTEESGNPYSYNNIITNCCVTLCGPMPPSLIDRRGFLSLVEAIPAASAADIELPPFPAKNDANMCTQSTKDVLERMVHSFDSHSLCPPGAPKTTPLGVEVSSTASPPTEPSPSAGCFRLHARQPVAAPCPPLSRSSKRRDSLHSSNPAFRLASPSPSLSRTTLILGDAPDVGFIPRP